GTGTTGATGTATcagtttttctttgactttctttgGTGGGTGTATTCTGTATTATGTTTTGATCGTTGGAGTTTCAGGTAGTGTGATTACTTGGGATGGATGAGTTTACATTCCAAATTGGGTTTAGAATGGTAAAGGGGGGAAATAGAAAATTGAATTCCATTATACATCTCATAAATATGCCATAATTTTGACAATAGGATTATGAACTGaacattgtgaaaatatgaaaaacaaggTGAATTAATTGCAAATTACTATACtgcatctgatgtttttgcaaagatattggctggtgttttctctgttcCCAGGACAATAATGGGGAGAGCAATGTGAAGGTGGCAGCTTGTCCAGGGATCCCCACAGTCTCCAtggactcaaacactcaaacatggACATTGAAAATGGACAAGGGGACTCTGAACAAggatactgtaacaataaaaatTGATAATTCTTATTCAGAACACTATGGGGGACTACATTAAAttgtttagtatgttagtatagttttttatattcatacgttattgagttttgtttattaattcgTAACCTGTGTTAGTGATAGCTACATTATATGTCCTTATATACATCACTACAGGGGACATTGAAGTAGAACAATTAGGTTAGTCAACAATGATCTTGTTCAATTAAAggtgtttttgacttttatataattacatgagTGATAATAAAGTGTGTATAACATGGGGTATaagactgaggaaaagaaaatgtttttggggtttattcattttatttgtttcgAGTAGAATGTTTTTGTTAAGTTGTGGATACCTTAGGAtctcagctttttgttttgtttcggtGGTTAGGGATAGTAATGTTAGGTAGGGAAAGGTCCACTGGAAGGTGCGATGGGTCGACCAGCCtgactttggacatttttcaatttttttcgGAGTATTCCTACACGTATTTGCTTAACATTCTgctcttacagtatttttagaacCCTTATTTCTTAATTAGCTTGGAGTGCCTGATCGGTGGTTGCCTTGGGCAGAGGGACCATGAGAGAGTTTTCCTGTCTCGATTGTTTGATGGATATTAAAGGAAAGATGGCTGACGGCTGAGGTTTTTCGCTCTCATACTCCGCCAATTTACCAAATTTCAAAATTGATTACATTACAAATTTCATATATTACTGAGGCTATGCTGTAACAAGCATGGATGGAAGGGATTTCATgagtattctgtgtgtgttataagATGACACTTACATGGCTAATTGCAAAGATgacttctttatttttcatgtattgcgGGACTTAAAAAGTCCCGAGGGGGGaaatatgatgtgtattatttgatactaatcataaaagtagtcttttcgtaaaatgatatgcagtacaaagttgccatgtatgcaatgttccaggaaaacaactagcagatgttggggcccataaagataagatttattgttgtttaggagAGATCTTgatatgtgaaaggtcattctgagaggtctcttttcctgaccctgctatggggaacggaagtttacagacttgtgtgttatagtaggtgtagtaggaccccatgtatgtctaaaggtataaaagacgagcttgaacagtgttcagggcagcagtactgattcggctacgggtgctgtccaggttaagatgcgcatgcctgttgatcctgatctttgatgcaaataaagagtattatgtgaaaagtcagtatcagcggagtttccttccatcatcaaatcatcgcctacatctggggaatgaagaagaaattaacaacaatatTCAACGTCCGCGCAGCAGAGTAGCAGAGCGCACCGAGAGAGCTTTGCTTCCTCGAACAGCTTCGAAGTGAAGCTCCGCGGAGACCGCCCGTCACATGCCGACCCAACCAGTGCTGAGCGGGGATCAACCCGAGGAAAACACCCTCTCATCTCTGCAGGCACCGCAACAACAAGAAAACGCACGAACCGCGCGCTGCTGGAGCCCTCATGGAGAATACTGCGGATGACGCTGAGACCAGCAGACCTACAGAACCAGTTAGTCATCAAATGTGTCACTTGTGTCATGCtattaacaaacacattaaaatgatgtgtttgtattattgctctgttgtcattcattatactctaaatactccattacaagtaaaagtcttacaTTCAAAagcttacttaagtaaaagtacaaaagtactaGTAGATATTCGATTGTTAATACTGGTGCAtcagtgtgtcagcagcatGCTGGAGCTGGTCAGAGGGATCGTGAGAGGATtactgggagaggaaagaagaaaaaacgaaGAAAAAAGAGGGTCTCATACGCAAATCTATATTCATGTTTTGGACTTTTCTAAAATCTTTGTCAAATCtttatttgtgaaataatgtCACCTCTTTGGGCCTAAAAGAGATATTTGGGGGGTAAATGGCTCTCCTAGACAGAGGTGACGGGCCACAAAGGTCCGGGACACACTGGTTTCATCTTAAACAGGCTGTTCTGTTTCACGAGCTCATCACATCATTCGGCAAACTAACCAGTAAGTACTGCgctctaaaatgtagtggagttgaagtagaaatggaaatatttaagTCTGGTACTTTAGATGTACGGTTACCTTCCAGCACTGACACAGgtgcttgtgtttgtcagaaAGCCTGTGGTAACATGACGTGTTTTCATGtggataaaatatttattatgtaGAGGTGACGTTAATTGAACATTTGTGTGGACAAACACTGATTCAAAGCAAAGTCATTTTTGCGTGTTGGGGTTTGTTCAACCCTAGATGAAATATGAGCTCCTCCGGCCAGATTAAGCAACCCCGCCTCCCAGAAAGGTTACGTTTGTACGTCACTGAATTCTCGGAGACAGGGCTGGACTAACACtcgcacactctcacacagtgacacatgcaaacataaccAGTGTGTGTGGGGACATTTTGGCAGCAGGGATGGAGGCCATTAGCAGATGACTGAAGTGCAATATCTCCACATCATGCTGTAATGCTCATTCATTACAGGAGTGGACAGTGGCCTTTAGTGTTCCTTAAATTAACCTGGAAACACACTTGCATGTCAGTTTTTATTGGTTGGTATATTCATTAGCAATAGCATTTGACACATTCCTATTTTTCTAGCACGATTAAAGAATTATCCAAAAGTGTCAGGGATTGGatttttcactgtaaacatCTTAAAATGATATAGTATGGTGTTTCTGTGGATACAAGAACATTATTGCGTTAGTGAATTACTTAAGTAAGGAACGTCAATTTGAAGACAAACCGTGCGGCTTTGAGGGAGGACCTGGACTTGCTGTCCAAGGCAGATGTGCAGTTAGTGTGGACTGTATTAGGAATCCACAGGGGCTAAACACTTAATGCACAAAGGATGTCATACGGACCGCGACATGTTAGGCATTCATCTAAATTGGACATTTGTTGTGACAGCGCTGCTGCTTGGCTCACGCGAGCAGACTGCAGGGTCTTCTTCTTGGCGCCTTGATCATGTTAGCTtagcagcagcctgcaggaaGGCAACATAGCTGCAGCACGGGTCTTTCCAGACTGTAAAGCAGCAAATGAAGCCAGAGTCCAAAGTGATTCACAGCTAACTCGTGTGGACAAACTGCAGGTTTTGGCTTTCAAAAGCCTGCTTATCTAATAGTAAGGGGTAAATAGCATTTGCTCCAAGTTACACATTAACGCCAACTATTTTAGTTTCATTAAACTAAATAGACCAAGACAATTAGCATCAATTAGCTTGATCCTAACAGTGTATGCGTTGTATGTTATCTTGTCTAAACAAAATCCGAGCTCATGCTTCCACTGTTAACAGTGGCACTAACATCCAGCCCACGTATCATTTCAACTCAATAGCTGACAATACACTTTTAACCCTCGTGCGCTTGCaggcaaatgtgtttgtaagGTCTCCGTCCCcttcaaaaacagacaaatgtaaaatgtcacacGTGCACGCAATCGACTCAAAAACTCACCAGGGTCTAGAAATTCTTTGCACTTCATTTCAAAATTGATCACCGcacaacatacatacaaactatgtttcatttctgttgctATTTTACAAGGTGCGCCATGGCCACAACATTCACAATAGCGGTCCAACACACCACTTTGTTTCATTAAGGAAACAAGGAAGGCAGTTATCATGTAATTCCTCATTAACCGGCCATGTGTTACAGGCGGCAGCACTGcttgacatttaaaataatctCTGGTGAAGTAGCCTGCTTTACAAGGTgtaaaagaaatagaaaaacgTACATTCATATGCGGCATCTATTAGATAGATTTAAATGTGGtagaaaacaacagatttgTTATGTCATTCAGTAACTGTGATTGCACGAGATCTGGCACAAATCTGTCTTCAATGATGAGGCATCTTAGCAAGATAAAGGCATGGCCTCCTCTTGAGGCGATAGAGGCAGCAGAAAGGCTCCAGTGATTAAAATGATCCTTCTAAGGCCTTCGCCATTTGCAGTTATTCCGCCCGGGATTTTATTCTGCAGAAAAGGATCAGGGAGACCGCCATGGCACATATCTGaggagaatatatatatatatatatatatatgcattagTAAAATATGCAATCACAAagcaaagtgagaaaatgtgtataaaaagaTAAGAAAGGCTGCTGTGTAATTAAATGATGTATTATTCATACCTAATCAAGTCTCACATGACACAAGATGTTAGTCATTAGATGCCCTAACCTCTGATGCACTTTGGCCTAATGTAATTAATGAAGAGGGTGAGAGATAAGGTCGTACCTCCAGAGCTGCGATTCCCAGGGCCACTGCCACAATAACCACTGTGTTTTCATCAATCAGCTGCTTGATCTTCGGGAAGCAACCGGTGATTGTCTGAAAGAATAAAAGGTAAAAGCGGTGGAGCAAAACTTGAATCAATTGAAATGGTTTTGGGTCTCGcatgtggatgtttttgttgtttctcctgCTTCCAAAGGCCGTACCGTGAAACTGTCGGCCACCGTTTGACTACATGGGTTACTCAGGCCTGGACAGCACTGTGGTGGCAATTCCTTGTCGTGGGCCAAATAATATGGAGAGTCCACGAAGTCTGAGGAGTTGTAGAATCCACAACATTTTAACTGATGTGGACACAAAGAGAGCGTAAGTTACACAAAGCATCGGTGAGACGGTGCGAtcacattttgtaatttgttcAGCAGAATGATTGCATACCGTGTCCATTGTAGTATTCCACAGTCCTGTGATGTCAGGATTTTTCCCATAGTCGTTCTTGATGTTCTGAACTGCCGCCGTGCCAAACTTGGTAAACAGCTCGTCTGCCTAAAATGCAAGCGTACAGTAGCTTTTACATCCAAGTGCCAAAAGGGCAGCGCCTGTCATGATAATCTGGCTACCGACATCCTCACATAACTCACCAAGGGTCTGAATACCAAGATCACCACTGCTCCGGCAACCTCCGCTATGAAGACCAGCAGCACTATGATGAAGAACTAGGGAAAAGATCAGAATGTTAAACATTTATTGGATTTCaatttatttcactgtatgAATTCTCCATCAGTCAGTAGTAAGCCACATTAAGTGTGTTTCCTTACACCTGTTTATGCGCAGTTTCAATTTGcgcaaaagaaaaaatatagtGGAAATGCCggaattcagaaaaaaaaagtcaaaaaagttcgcttggctgaggtggaaaagttggtgtattGTAGTGGATGTTGATTCACGTTGTCTTTTGCAGAGTTTCTGGAAGTTTGGTTGAAATTTGCATCaaaatttggatggaaactaCTGAAACTATGATCGTGACAACACATTTGCACGCAGAAAAGATTGGTTTCGAAAAGTACGCTTATCCTCTTTCAAGCCAAGAGTTACGGTAAACCAGCAGggaattagcttagcttagcacaaagactttgggggaaacagctagcttggctccgtccaaagaaatgaaatgaaatcggCATACATATATATCACATATCAAGACGTTATATCTCGTAAGTTTAATTAGTAaagtaagtgtaaaaacaacttttttagcttagcttacatGCTCAAAACCTCCGGGGAGGTGTGCTCTGCTGCTCAAAGAAGTCTTGACCAACtttaggttaaaaaaaaaaaaagtataataacTTGCAAAGAAGGCTGGAGCACTTTCCAACGATGGCTACGCGGTGTACTTTATTTCTCAGCTTTCGACAACAGCCACGTTCTGGTTTCACTGCTTAccatctttatgctaagctaaccggctgctggcggCAGCTTCAGATATagcgtacagatatgagagtggcaccaatctaactctctgcaaggaAGCGAATAAGCTGacgaactattcctttaacccTCTTGTGGAGCAGCAGACGATCacccaccagcagcagcatacACCGGCTCTCCCTGACGGCTCCGCAGCAGCCCAGGAAGCCGATGACGAGCAGGAGCGCTCCTATTGCGATCAGCAGGTAGCCCACATTGAGCACCTGACTGAGCTCTGCCGGCGCGTTTTCGATCTTCCCGAGAAAGCTGAGGATGGAGCCGCTGTCCACCTTCACCCAGATCCCAACGCCCAGGATGGCAGCACCCGCCAACtgagggagagtgaggaagaagaaggtcACGTGAAGGTCAGTTTATTTGTCATGGGGAGTAGTGCTCAAACAGACGTGGACATTTGCTGAGCTGCAATATTGTAGGTTTGTAGAATCCAGAATTTTGGGGCTTGACCCATgttagggactaaaagtcaggatacatcggcctctgctgcttcaaattTGACCATTCTTTCCTGACATCTGGCTCTCACAAGTCCAACAACgtcatggaagtgcaatactaaatcactgaaGTGCCCTTTTAAAAAATGCTCTTCCTCTGGTGTATTCCTGCCAAGTAAAACGGGAATAACAGTTGGACAGCTGCATCGAACAGAGaggatattttacattttgtgcattttgatACTTCAGGTCCAATTCGGCCTCGCAAGTGTGGTGAAATGCCACGTCGATTCGTTCCTGCGTCACAAAGTTACCATTGTTCTGTTGATGCGCGCAGAAGTGAAACGTAAACGCGGCAGTGTGTTCTCTGGAAAACAGAATCACATTTTCTTAGTGTATCtaatcaaacattaaaacttACAAAGATGATGCCATTGAAGACAAACATCATGCCTTTGAGGAATCCAAAGCATCCCATTTTTGCTGCCGATTGTTCTAcctgcagagggaaaaaaggaataagacatttttttcaatattcaCTCCCATGATGTCTCATGCAGATTTCATATGACACCGTCTCTATCTTTAAATATGTACGCACGTAACtcatgtgtgtgcacagcaTTAATCATCTGGATGTGATGTGTTGTCCTGAGTTTCACTGTGTCATTATGCACTGCCGATTAGGTGACAAATCAACAGTgggattgtgttgtttttctctgtgaagTGGGAGGGAAAGGGgtggggagaggggggaaaacaCCTGCCACTTTCCCAACTCCTCACCTTTTACCCTTTGCAAGCTTAATAACTTATCTTTCTCAAACACTCAGAGTGCCCCGAGCCTTTCATTTCAGCCCTGACGACATTTACCGCACACATATCGCCGTACGTGGGGCTGGGGTGAGGGCTTTGTTTAGTTTGGTATTAATGGGAGTGGAGAGGTGACGATTGAGGAAGTATGCcacaatgtattttgtgtttctctaaGCCAGTGGTATGCAAATGAAGAAGGGAACCGAACTCAGGACATTGACACTGTTGACATGgacatgtttcctctctctgcaacTTTCCCTTTTTTGCGTTCAAATTCAGAACATTTTGCTCTAATACTTGAAAATCGTGAACTTAAAGTTGATATGGTTTAAGTTCTATGGACACAAATGCAgcgtattaaaaaaaacaaagactctAGTGCGTGTATTTGCATAGAAAAGTCTGTGGCCGGCCAGCCGATCCAACACACCCATTACCTTGGGAT
The sequence above is a segment of the Enoplosus armatus isolate fEnoArm2 chromosome 17, fEnoArm2.hap1, whole genome shotgun sequence genome. Coding sequences within it:
- the tspan34b gene encoding tetraspanin 35, which translates into the protein MGCFGFLKGMMFVFNGIIFLAGAAILGVGIWVKVDSGSILSFLGKIENAPAELSQVLNVGYLLIAIGALLLVIGFLGCCGAVRESRCMLLLFFIIVLLVFIAEVAGAVVILVFRPLADELFTKFGTAAVQNIKNDYGKNPDITGLWNTTMDTLKCCGFYNSSDFVDSPYYLAHDKELPPQCCPGLSNPCSQTVADSFTTITGCFPKIKQLIDENTVVIVAVALGIAALEICAMAVSLILFCRIKSRAE